One genomic region from Muriicola soli encodes:
- a CDS encoding TonB-dependent receptor, translated as MIIRHLYIVILLLIPALGIGQQCDNTLSGKVLDFHNKSPLTGATLFIPELDVSAITDFNGLYEIKNLCEGKYELEIMHPECRTVFYTVRISANTEKDFLLEHHLEQLEEVQVVGGAISKKTNSGLEQRLASEALVRYSGASLGDALNELSGVSSISTGATIVKPVIHGLNGSRVLVLNDGVRMQDMEWGDEHAPNVDINAANAISIVKGAAALQYGGDAIGGVILLEQENMPAKDTLYGKTVINGIYNGRGGSISSELSKVFKDQWFLKAQGSYKRLGDQEAPDYNLSNTGIAESGLSLQFGKKTFNWGVHARFSYYDAEIAILRASHIGNIDDLIRSINSGIPEIIRPFTYDLQNPRQKVTHYLGKVALYKRFEGLGKLSFQYDFQDNRRLEYDVRRGELNDQASLDLQLTTHTLSTDFKWDADDKLEMQFGLMGRYQENFPNPATGVRRLIPDYEKIDLGIYGTAEYRINNNWEVDGGIRYDYSQIDALKFYQTSRWEERGYDQDFSDIVVEDLGSQLLTNPVLDFNNISVTSGVQYSKNNNTFFRFNYSLSQRAPNPSELFSDGLHHSAARIELGDLRIKSETSNKISLSFEKQYQDWGITVEPYANFLVDFILLEPTGVEFTIRGAFPVWTYRQTDSRLLGLDISGYKNWNEQWTTEHQFSIVKGTDVENDIPLINVPSANFRNRLRFTKKEWKGLEVSLMSNLVFRQNETPPNFVVFSPEQQQDVLLEINSPPDTYHLLGFTSKMEFSLGGARVLTTSLNVNNILNTSFRDYLDRQRFFADGMGRNILLQLIINY; from the coding sequence ATGATTATAAGACACTTATATATAGTGATCCTTCTACTTATACCTGCTTTAGGTATAGGGCAACAGTGCGACAATACGCTGTCTGGAAAAGTACTGGACTTTCACAACAAAAGTCCGCTTACCGGAGCTACCTTGTTTATTCCGGAATTAGACGTTTCAGCGATTACGGATTTTAATGGACTCTATGAGATTAAGAATTTGTGTGAAGGGAAATACGAATTGGAAATTATGCATCCTGAATGCAGAACTGTGTTTTATACCGTTAGGATATCAGCAAATACGGAGAAAGACTTTCTCTTAGAGCATCATCTGGAACAACTGGAAGAGGTTCAGGTTGTTGGTGGAGCTATTTCAAAAAAGACGAATTCTGGTTTGGAACAGCGCCTGGCATCTGAAGCTTTAGTGAGATACAGTGGTGCCAGTTTGGGAGATGCCTTAAATGAACTCAGTGGTGTTTCCAGTATTAGTACCGGGGCAACGATTGTTAAACCGGTGATCCACGGCTTAAACGGAAGTAGGGTATTGGTCCTTAATGACGGGGTTCGAATGCAGGATATGGAATGGGGTGATGAACATGCACCGAATGTCGATATCAATGCTGCCAATGCGATTTCGATTGTAAAAGGGGCTGCAGCCTTGCAATATGGAGGAGATGCTATTGGAGGGGTTATTCTTCTGGAGCAGGAAAACATGCCGGCAAAGGATACCCTTTACGGAAAGACCGTAATTAATGGGATCTACAATGGAAGGGGAGGAAGTATATCTTCTGAACTGTCAAAGGTTTTTAAAGATCAGTGGTTTCTAAAGGCTCAGGGTTCCTATAAACGCCTGGGAGATCAGGAAGCTCCTGACTATAACTTGTCCAATACGGGAATTGCAGAATCAGGATTGTCCTTACAATTTGGGAAAAAGACTTTTAACTGGGGTGTTCATGCCCGATTCTCATATTACGATGCTGAAATTGCGATCCTCAGGGCTTCTCATATCGGCAATATCGATGACCTTATACGAAGTATTAACAGTGGAATCCCCGAAATCATAAGGCCTTTTACCTATGACTTGCAAAATCCCAGGCAGAAGGTAACCCACTACCTGGGAAAAGTTGCGCTTTATAAGAGGTTTGAGGGCTTAGGTAAGTTGAGTTTTCAATACGATTTTCAGGATAACCGAAGATTGGAATACGACGTGAGGCGCGGGGAACTTAATGACCAGGCTTCTCTTGATCTTCAGCTTACCACCCACACTTTGAGTACAGATTTTAAATGGGATGCCGATGATAAACTGGAAATGCAATTTGGTTTGATGGGGCGATACCAGGAGAATTTTCCGAACCCGGCTACAGGCGTCAGAAGACTGATCCCTGATTATGAGAAAATAGATCTGGGAATATATGGCACGGCGGAATACCGGATAAATAATAACTGGGAAGTTGATGGAGGAATTCGATACGACTATTCACAGATTGATGCTCTTAAGTTTTATCAGACCAGCCGTTGGGAGGAAAGGGGTTACGATCAGGATTTCAGTGATATAGTTGTTGAAGATCTGGGTTCGCAGTTGTTGACCAATCCCGTGCTCGATTTTAACAATATTTCTGTTACCTCCGGAGTACAGTATTCAAAGAATAACAATACCTTTTTCAGATTTAACTATTCACTTTCACAAAGAGCACCAAATCCATCTGAACTTTTTAGTGACGGACTCCATCACTCCGCTGCGCGGATAGAACTCGGCGACTTGCGGATAAAGAGTGAAACGTCAAATAAAATCTCCCTGTCTTTCGAAAAACAATACCAGGACTGGGGTATCACTGTGGAGCCTTATGCCAACTTCCTCGTGGATTTTATTTTGCTTGAACCCACTGGCGTGGAGTTTACTATCAGGGGAGCGTTCCCGGTATGGACCTATAGACAAACGGACAGTAGATTGTTGGGCCTGGATATTTCGGGATATAAAAATTGGAATGAGCAGTGGACAACCGAACATCAGTTCTCAATAGTAAAGGGGACAGATGTAGAGAATGATATACCGCTGATCAATGTGCCCTCGGCAAATTTCAGAAACAGGCTTCGATTTACTAAAAAGGAGTGGAAGGGATTAGAAGTTTCACTGATGAGCAATCTCGTTTTTCGTCAGAATGAAACACCGCCCAATTTTGTGGTTTTTTCACCTGAACAACAGCAGGATGTTCTCCTGGAAATTAATAGTCCGCCAGATACGTATCACCTGTTGGGATTTACTTCAAAAATGGAATTCTCCCTCGGGGGTGCTCGTGTCTTAACGACCTCATTGAACGTAAACAATATTTTAAATACCTCCTTCAGGGACTATCTCGACAGGCAGAGATTTTTTGCTGACGGGATGGGCAGAAACATTTTATTACAGCTAATTATTAACTATTAA
- a CDS encoding TraR/DksA C4-type zinc finger protein, giving the protein MDSSELKALLKSAITRTEKRIAQYRDLSRPVSPDNAIGRVSRMDAINNKGVMEAALRKAEDQLRGLKRNFSMLGTDDFGKCLKCREKIPIERILLAPESSFCVNCAR; this is encoded by the coding sequence GTGGATAGTTCTGAGCTTAAAGCGTTGTTGAAATCCGCAATCACAAGGACGGAGAAGCGCATAGCTCAATACCGGGATTTAAGCAGACCCGTATCACCCGATAATGCTATTGGAAGGGTGTCCAGGATGGATGCCATCAACAACAAAGGCGTTATGGAAGCAGCTCTGCGCAAGGCAGAAGATCAGTTAAGAGGCCTGAAACGCAATTTCTCCATGTTGGGAACAGATGACTTTGGCAAATGTTTAAAGTGCCGGGAGAAGATACCTATTGAACGTATTTTATTAGCTCCGGAAAGTTCTTTTTGTGTAAATTGCGCTCGCTAA
- the ftsZ gene encoding cell division protein FtsZ encodes MNKNTEFESISFDLPKNQSNVIKVIGVGGGGSNAINYMFQAGINGVDFVICNTDSQALQNSPVPNKIQLGVSLTEGLGAGANPEVGEQAAVESMEDIKRMLDTTTKMIFITAGMGGGTGTGAAPVIAKQAKSMDVLTVGIVTMPFQFEGKMRCQQAQKGIERLREHVDSLIIINNNKLREVYGNLGFKAGFSKADEVLATAARGIAEVITHHYTQNIDLRDAKTVLSNSGTAIMGSSMASGSARAQEAIMKALDSPLLNDNKINGAKNVLLLIVSGTKEITIDEIGEINDHIQIEAGHGANIIMGVGEDETLGDAIAVTVIATGFNVDQQDEIVNTESKKIIHTLEEDQKAEQQLMDSEEVVHELVMEEEETEPIVKHVLEVEEEMDLIPTTNFIRNFNVFYDEVVAENVDEDSFIIIDSKEAVFDIEVVDPITVSSLDKNKEQMAMSFDMPLSKKEDAEEIEEDKEHVITFTLDEEISDMDVNEHIEVIPVLEYNKDGEKRYSLDDYMELESKLTGARSKAEDFDPKIIEDELVFEHKTVSAYEQSNKESSPEEIDPMSSPIEELLKARADERRKKLKDFNYKFKNSLGHIEEIEKEPAYKRQGVNLNDSPKEGKVSRTTLGEDSNDEIQLRSNNSFLHDNVD; translated from the coding sequence ATGAACAAGAACACCGAATTTGAAAGTATTTCCTTTGACCTCCCCAAGAATCAAAGCAATGTAATAAAAGTGATCGGCGTTGGCGGCGGTGGCAGCAATGCTATAAATTACATGTTTCAGGCGGGAATCAATGGAGTTGATTTTGTAATATGTAACACAGACTCACAGGCACTTCAAAACAGCCCTGTACCCAATAAGATACAGTTAGGGGTGTCCCTGACAGAAGGATTGGGGGCCGGAGCCAACCCTGAGGTGGGGGAGCAGGCCGCAGTTGAAAGCATGGAAGACATCAAACGCATGCTGGATACTACGACAAAAATGATCTTTATTACAGCCGGAATGGGTGGAGGAACAGGTACTGGTGCTGCTCCTGTCATTGCAAAACAGGCGAAGTCAATGGATGTGCTAACTGTGGGGATTGTTACCATGCCCTTCCAGTTTGAAGGTAAAATGAGATGTCAGCAGGCTCAAAAAGGTATTGAGCGCCTGAGGGAACACGTAGATTCATTGATCATTATCAACAACAACAAACTCCGGGAAGTATATGGTAACCTTGGCTTTAAAGCGGGTTTTTCTAAGGCAGATGAAGTGCTGGCCACTGCCGCCAGGGGCATTGCAGAAGTAATTACCCACCACTATACACAGAATATAGATTTAAGAGACGCCAAAACAGTGCTCTCCAATAGCGGGACCGCAATAATGGGTTCATCTATGGCATCGGGTTCAGCAAGGGCACAGGAGGCTATCATGAAAGCGCTGGATTCGCCACTGCTCAATGACAACAAGATCAACGGGGCGAAAAATGTACTGTTGTTGATTGTATCAGGCACAAAAGAAATAACTATTGATGAGATCGGTGAGATCAATGATCACATTCAAATAGAGGCAGGACACGGCGCTAATATCATCATGGGAGTAGGTGAGGATGAAACCCTGGGGGATGCTATTGCCGTTACCGTAATAGCAACCGGTTTTAACGTAGATCAGCAGGATGAAATTGTCAATACCGAATCAAAAAAAATCATCCATACGCTGGAAGAGGACCAAAAAGCAGAACAACAATTGATGGATTCTGAGGAAGTGGTTCACGAACTGGTTATGGAAGAAGAAGAAACGGAACCCATAGTAAAACATGTTTTAGAGGTAGAGGAGGAGATGGATTTAATTCCTACCACCAATTTTATCCGGAATTTTAATGTCTTTTACGATGAGGTAGTTGCCGAGAATGTAGATGAGGACAGTTTTATTATCATCGATTCAAAAGAAGCTGTTTTTGATATCGAAGTGGTAGATCCGATCACAGTATCTTCATTGGATAAGAATAAGGAGCAGATGGCCATGAGTTTTGACATGCCCCTATCCAAGAAAGAGGATGCAGAGGAAATAGAGGAGGATAAGGAACATGTGATCACCTTCACTCTTGACGAGGAGATTAGCGATATGGATGTCAATGAGCACATCGAGGTCATTCCCGTACTCGAATACAATAAGGACGGAGAAAAGCGCTACAGCCTTGATGATTATATGGAGTTGGAATCCAAATTGACCGGAGCGCGTTCAAAGGCAGAAGACTTTGACCCTAAGATCATTGAAGATGAACTGGTTTTTGAACACAAAACCGTAAGCGCCTATGAACAATCCAATAAGGAGTCAAGTCCGGAGGAGATAGACCCCATGTCATCACCCATAGAAGAGCTATTAAAGGCCAGGGCAGATGAGCGTAGAAAAAAGCTCAAGGATTTTAATTATAAGTTTAAAAATAGCCTGGGTCATATTGAAGAAATTGAAAAAGAACCTGCCTATAAGCGGCAGGGGGTAAACCTTAATGACAGCCCCAAAGAAGGAAAGGTCTCCCGGACAACTCTAGGAGAAGACAGCAATGACGAAATACAATTGCGTTCCAATAATTCCTTCTTACACGATAATGTAGACTAG
- the rpe gene encoding ribulose-phosphate 3-epimerase — MNRVKIAPSLLAADFGNLQKEVEMVNESEAAWHHLDIMDGLFVPNISYGMPVVSTISKYATKPLDTHLMIVDPDRYIQTFADLGVYLLTVHYEACTHLHRTIQAIKASGMKAGVALNPHTEVSLLENILTDLDLVLVMSVNPGFGGQSFIPQTYKKVEKLRGMINEQSATALIEIDGGVSSANASKLVEAGADVLVAGSSVFKAENPAKMISELASSNLS, encoded by the coding sequence ATGAATCGCGTAAAAATAGCTCCCTCCCTGCTTGCAGCAGACTTTGGTAACCTTCAGAAAGAAGTGGAAATGGTGAATGAGAGTGAAGCTGCATGGCATCATCTCGACATCATGGACGGACTATTCGTCCCAAATATTTCCTATGGGATGCCCGTGGTAAGTACCATCTCCAAATACGCCACAAAACCTCTGGATACTCATCTAATGATCGTAGACCCTGATCGATATATACAAACATTTGCCGATCTAGGGGTGTATCTGCTTACCGTACACTATGAAGCCTGCACACATCTGCATCGGACCATACAGGCCATTAAGGCGTCAGGAATGAAGGCGGGCGTGGCCCTAAATCCCCATACAGAGGTCTCCTTGCTGGAAAACATATTAACAGATCTGGATCTGGTACTGGTAATGAGTGTGAACCCCGGTTTTGGTGGGCAATCCTTTATCCCTCAAACCTATAAGAAGGTCGAAAAACTCCGAGGGATGATTAATGAGCAAAGTGCTACTGCACTAATTGAGATAGATGGCGGAGTAAGCTCGGCAAATGCCTCAAAACTAGTTGAAGCAGGTGCTGACGTGCTGGTTGCGGGAAGTTCTGTCTTCAAAGCCGAAAACCCAGCCAAGATGATCTCAGAATTAGCTTCTTCTAACCTTTCCTAA
- a CDS encoding CBS domain-containing protein encodes MTISIDIPISTIMTKNIISVNLEDGLERAEHLFKKHNIRHMPVTQNKKIVGMLSMNDLLRLSFADGAFREEDNIKSEIYEMFTINQLMVRTPETISSKETVREATALLVKRKYHSLPVVDDGEVVGIVTTTDLLKYYLSMF; translated from the coding sequence ATGACTATTTCCATAGATATACCCATCTCAACCATTATGACAAAAAATATAATTTCCGTCAACCTGGAGGATGGGTTAGAGAGAGCAGAACATTTATTCAAAAAGCACAATATCCGGCACATGCCGGTGACCCAGAATAAAAAGATCGTAGGGATGCTCAGTATGAACGATTTATTGCGTTTGAGCTTCGCAGACGGGGCTTTTCGTGAGGAGGACAATATTAAATCGGAGATTTATGAAATGTTTACCATTAATCAGCTTATGGTACGAACCCCCGAAACAATTAGCTCAAAGGAAACGGTTAGGGAAGCAACGGCTTTATTGGTAAAGCGCAAGTATCACTCATTACCTGTAGTAGATGATGGAGAGGTGGTAGGTATCGTCACCACCACAGACCTTTTGAAATATTATCTGTCCATGTTTTAG
- a CDS encoding tetratricopeptide repeat protein, which yields MSILSSVPKGIIRISTVFFFLILSCCNLKSDPIPETPQPFTTPLGKVYERNKASGKALQDYQEARRAYLNDTTDADLLIWYGRRTAYLGHYEDAITIYTSGIKKFPEDARLYRHRGHRYISLRQFDKAIADLEKGAELIKGKANEVEPDGIPNAMNIPVSTLHGNIWYHLGLAYYLKQDYDNAYKAYLKCKESGENPDNLVSSTHWLYMIQRRLNNYSAADSLLLPITPELEVIENSSYHNLCLFYKGLITEEDLLPEGEASAASDAVAYGLANWYFTEEESKKIEKGMLLMTKIIEGDNWSSFGYIAAETDLSNITIRKEPGAMSE from the coding sequence ATGTCAATATTAAGTTCAGTACCCAAAGGAATTATCAGAATAAGTACAGTTTTTTTCTTTCTGATCCTATCCTGCTGTAACCTAAAAAGTGATCCTATCCCGGAAACACCTCAACCTTTCACCACTCCCCTGGGAAAAGTCTATGAGCGAAATAAGGCCAGTGGTAAGGCCCTTCAGGATTATCAGGAAGCGAGAAGAGCATATTTGAACGACACCACAGATGCAGACCTGCTGATATGGTACGGCCGAAGAACGGCATATCTGGGCCATTACGAAGATGCCATAACGATTTATACAAGCGGGATCAAAAAATTTCCGGAAGATGCCCGACTATACAGGCACCGGGGACATCGATATATTTCGCTAAGGCAGTTTGACAAAGCTATTGCCGACCTTGAAAAAGGCGCTGAACTGATTAAAGGTAAAGCCAATGAGGTGGAACCCGATGGTATACCCAATGCGATGAATATTCCCGTAAGCACCTTACACGGAAATATCTGGTACCACCTCGGACTTGCCTATTACCTAAAACAGGATTATGACAATGCCTACAAGGCGTACCTTAAATGCAAGGAAAGTGGTGAAAACCCGGATAATCTTGTATCGAGTACGCACTGGCTCTACATGATTCAAAGAAGATTGAATAACTATTCGGCAGCAGATAGTCTCTTGCTCCCGATCACTCCTGAGCTTGAGGTCATAGAAAATAGCAGCTACCATAATCTATGCCTTTTTTACAAAGGCTTGATCACAGAAGAAGATCTTTTACCAGAAGGTGAAGCCTCAGCAGCGTCAGATGCCGTTGCTTACGGTTTGGCCAACTGGTATTTTACGGAAGAGGAAAGTAAAAAAATCGAAAAAGGGATGTTGCTAATGACCAAAATAATCGAAGGAGATAACTGGAGTTCCTTTGGGTATATTGCTGCTGAAACCGATCTGAGCAACATCACCATCAGAAAAGAGCCAGGCGCTATGTCTGAATAA
- a CDS encoding YpdA family putative bacillithiol disulfide reductase, which yields MKKEFDLIIVGGGPIGIACGLEAKKKGLSYLIIEKGPIVNSLFNYPVNMQFFSSSEKLEIDEIPFISKEAKPKRNEALEYYRRIVTSNKLNINLFEKVGSVKKIGERFQTTTEKETYESRYVIIATGFYDLPNKLNVPGEELPKVSHYYNDPHFFASQKLAVVGASNSAVDAALECWRKGADVTMIIRGPEVGQRVKYWVRPDIINRIEEGSIKAYYNSTVSEVREREIILDSPDGTINIENDFVLALTGYMPNFKFLENMGINLSQDKKRLPDYNPETMETNVEGLYLAGVICGGMETHKWFIENSRVHAKTIMAHIVKEQSVPA from the coding sequence ATGAAGAAAGAATTTGATCTTATTATTGTTGGAGGCGGACCCATTGGGATAGCCTGCGGACTGGAAGCCAAGAAAAAAGGGCTGTCTTATCTTATTATCGAAAAAGGTCCCATTGTGAACTCCCTTTTCAACTATCCGGTGAATATGCAGTTTTTTTCTTCCTCAGAGAAACTGGAGATTGACGAAATCCCCTTTATCAGTAAGGAAGCTAAGCCTAAAAGAAATGAAGCCCTGGAATATTACAGAAGGATCGTCACTTCAAATAAGCTGAACATCAACCTTTTTGAAAAAGTGGGCTCGGTAAAAAAAATAGGTGAACGCTTTCAGACGACAACAGAAAAAGAAACATATGAATCGAGGTATGTGATCATAGCTACGGGCTTTTATGACCTGCCAAACAAACTCAATGTCCCGGGAGAAGAATTACCTAAGGTTTCGCATTATTACAACGACCCTCACTTTTTTGCCAGTCAAAAGTTGGCAGTCGTAGGAGCGAGTAATTCTGCAGTCGACGCTGCTCTGGAATGCTGGAGAAAAGGCGCTGATGTCACCATGATCATCAGGGGTCCAGAAGTTGGTCAAAGAGTTAAATACTGGGTGAGACCCGACATTATTAACCGAATAGAGGAAGGTAGCATTAAAGCGTATTACAATTCCACTGTTTCTGAGGTGAGAGAGCGAGAAATCATCTTAGACAGTCCGGATGGTACAATTAATATCGAAAACGACTTCGTCCTGGCCCTTACCGGTTATATGCCCAATTTTAAATTTCTTGAAAACATGGGTATTAACCTGTCTCAGGACAAGAAAAGACTCCCTGATTACAACCCGGAAACTATGGAGACCAATGTTGAAGGCTTGTATCTTGCAGGAGTAATTTGCGGTGGAATGGAAACCCATAAATGGTTTATTGAAAATTCTAGGGTGCATGCCAAGACGATCATGGCGCATATCGTTAAGGAGCAATCAGTCCCTGCCTAA
- a CDS encoding type 1 periplasmic binding fold superfamily protein — protein sequence MKTVKILTLLMLGGTLLTSCSDDDPAPEPINEEEIITTLTVTLTPDGGGTTVTLQSQDLDGDGPNAPVVTVSGDLVAGTTYNGGIVVLNETETPAENITEEVEEEDDEHQFFYTVGGGLDVTTEYANFDGNGNPLGTEFTLISGAASSGTLAFTLRHEPTKPNTGLADAGGETDIAVTFNVTVQ from the coding sequence ATGAAAACAGTAAAGATTCTAACCCTTTTAATGCTTGGCGGAACACTCTTGACCTCCTGTTCAGATGACGATCCGGCTCCTGAACCCATCAACGAAGAAGAGATTATTACTACCTTAACGGTTACTCTAACTCCAGATGGTGGAGGGACCACAGTAACCTTGCAGAGTCAGGACTTAGATGGGGACGGTCCTAATGCTCCCGTGGTTACCGTTTCAGGAGATCTGGTTGCGGGAACTACTTATAACGGTGGCATTGTGGTGTTAAATGAGACCGAGACCCCAGCTGAAAATATTACCGAGGAGGTAGAGGAAGAGGATGACGAGCATCAGTTCTTTTACACTGTGGGTGGAGGTCTTGACGTAACTACAGAGTATGCTAATTTTGACGGTAATGGCAATCCCCTGGGGACAGAATTTACTTTGATATCCGGGGCTGCAAGTTCTGGAACACTTGCGTTCACTTTGCGCCACGAACCCACAAAGCCTAACACCGGTCTGGCTGATGCAGGTGGTGAGACAGATATTGCAGTAACCTTTAATGTAACGGTTCAGTAG
- a CDS encoding sigma-70 family RNA polymerase sigma factor, which translates to MRQLKITKQVTNRETASLDKYLQEIGKVDLITADEEVELAQRIKAGDQTALEKLTKANLRFVVSVAKQYQNQGLTLPDLINEGNLGLIKAAQRFDETRGFKFISYAVWWIRQSILQALAEQSRIVRLPLNKIGSINKINKTFAFLEQAHERMPSAEEIAKELDMTVEDVKQSLKNSGRHVSMDAPLIDGEDSNLYDVLRSGESPNPDKDLLHESLRTEIERALETLTPREADVIRLYFGLAGQHSMTLEEIGETFDLTRERVRQIKEKAIRRLKHTSRSKILKTYLG; encoded by the coding sequence GATTACAAAACAGGTAACCAACCGTGAAACGGCCTCTCTTGACAAATACCTACAGGAAATTGGCAAGGTAGATCTGATTACAGCTGATGAAGAAGTGGAATTGGCACAACGCATTAAGGCCGGCGATCAAACCGCCCTTGAAAAGCTGACCAAAGCCAACCTTAGATTTGTCGTTTCTGTAGCAAAACAGTACCAGAATCAGGGGCTTACGCTCCCGGATTTGATCAACGAAGGAAACCTTGGCCTTATCAAGGCTGCACAACGTTTTGATGAAACTCGTGGTTTTAAGTTTATTTCCTACGCCGTTTGGTGGATTCGTCAATCCATTCTTCAGGCTTTGGCCGAACAATCCCGTATTGTGCGTTTGCCATTGAACAAGATCGGTTCGATCAATAAGATCAATAAAACCTTCGCTTTTCTTGAGCAAGCACACGAAAGGATGCCATCTGCTGAAGAGATTGCCAAGGAATTGGATATGACCGTAGAAGATGTGAAGCAATCACTCAAGAATTCAGGACGGCACGTCTCCATGGATGCTCCACTGATTGACGGGGAAGATTCAAATCTCTACGATGTTTTACGCAGCGGGGAATCGCCAAATCCAGATAAAGATCTTTTGCACGAATCTCTGAGAACCGAAATAGAAAGAGCGTTGGAAACCCTTACACCAAGGGAAGCTGATGTCATCCGACTTTACTTCGGACTTGCGGGACAACACTCCATGACCCTTGAGGAAATTGGAGAGACGTTTGACCTTACCAGGGAACGTGTAAGACAAATAAAAGAAAAGGCAATCAGAAGGTTGAAACACACCTCAAGGAGTAAGATCCTGAAGACATATCTGGGGTAA